In one window of Gouania willdenowi chromosome 8, fGouWil2.1, whole genome shotgun sequence DNA:
- the cdr2l gene encoding cerebellar degeneration-related protein 2-like, which produces MLRAGRMEEFITEEEEPWYDQRDLEQDLHLAAELGKTLLERNKELEDSLQQMYINNEDQVQEIEYLSKQLEMLREMNEQHAKVYEQLDVTARELEITNEKLVLESKASQQKIDRLTGTMETLQVQVDSLTTRVEELQTMEELRVHREKKERRKTIHSFPCLKELCTAPRYEDGFLLANPGSVDLAESRPLDEENDRLRDIVSSLRAAMASERSKRESAEQECTTVLQEFEQLEQRLLGAEGCQLRVQELEAELQEMQQLRKSRMCLIGDMEDGLETLLSNGPETDGPEESTGVEDGAEGEPGDKGGPVRKSCSDTALNAISARDASGRRQGSYALHANGVRKRGMSILREVDEQYHALLEKYEELLGKCRRHEESLCHAGVQTSRPVSRDLSMKDYCMAGPSTSGPPTPPHTPSTPEALEGISRQVEQVDKRLSQNTPEYKQLFKEIFSRLQKTKSDMNSSKSRKTNK; this is translated from the exons ACCTGCATCTGGCTGCAGAGCTCGGCAAAACCCTCTTAGAGCGCAACAAGGAGCTGGAGGATTCCCTCCAACAGATGTACATCAACAATGAGGACCAAGTGCAAGAGATCGAG TATCTCTCCAAGCAGCTGGAAATGTTGCGTGAGATGAACGAGCAGCACGCTAAGGTGTACGAACAGCTGGATGTGACTGCCAGGGAGCTGGAGATCACCAACGAGAAGCTGGTGCTGGAGAGCAAGGCGTCACAGCAGAAGATAGACAG GTTGACGGGTACCATGGAAACGTTGCAGGTCCAGGTGGACAGTCTGACCACCCGGGTGGAGGAGCTGCAGACTATGGAGGAGCTCAGGGTCCACAGGGAGAAGAAGGAGCGAAGGAAGACCATCCACTCGTTTCCGTGCCTCAAAGAGCTGTGCACGGCTCCAAG GTATGAAGATGGCTTCCTCCTGGCCAACCCTGGCAGTGTGGACCTGGCTGAGAGTCGACCTCTGGATGAAGAAAACGACCGTCTGAGGGACATCGTCTCCTCTCTGCGTGCGGCGATGGCCTCGGAGCGGTCCAAGCGTGAGAGTGCGGAGCAAGAGTGCACCACGGTGCTGCAGGAGTTTGAACAGCTGGAGCAGCGGCTCCTGGGGGCAGAGGGCTGCCAGCTGAGGGTGCAGGAGCTGGAGGCGGAGCTTCAGGAGATGCAGCAGCTCCGGAAATCCAGGATGTGTCTAATCGGGGACATGGAGGACGGCCTCGAGACGCTGCTCAGCAACGGGCCTGAGACGGACGGTCCTGAGGAGAGCACAGGGGTGGAGGATGGAGCAGAAGGAGAACCTGGAGACAAGGGAGGTCCTGTGAGGAAAAGCTGCAGCGACACCGCCTTGAACGCCATCTCTGCCAGGGACGCATCTGGTAGGAGACAAGGAAGTTACGCCCTCCATGCCAACGGTGTGCGTAAGCGGGGGATGTCCATCCTACGGGAGGTGGACGAGCAGTACCACGCCCTGCTGGAGAAGTACGAGGAGCTGCTGGGGAAATGTAGACGCCACGAGGAGAGCCTGTGCCACGCCGGCGTTCAGACGTCACGCCCCGTGTCCAGAGATCTGTCCATGAAGGACTACTGCATGGCAGGGCCATCCACCTCAGGCCCCCCTACGCCCCCCCACACGCCCTCCACCCCAGAGGCCCTGGAGGGCATCAGCAGGCAGGTGGAGCAGGTGGACAAGAGGCTCAGCCAGAACACGCCTGAGTACAAGCAGCTGTTCAAGGAGATCTTCTCACGACTGCAGAAAACCAAGAGCGACATGAATTCTAGCAAGAGccgaaaaacaaataaatga